Proteins encoded within one genomic window of Lagenorhynchus albirostris chromosome 9, mLagAlb1.1, whole genome shotgun sequence:
- the TAGLN gene encoding transgelin yields the protein MANKGPSYGMSREVQSKIEKKYDEEIEERLVEWIIAQCGPDVGRPDRGRVGFQVWLKNGVILSKLVNSLYPDGSKPVKVPENPPSMVFKQMEQVAQFLKAAEDYGVTKTDMFQTVDLFEGKDLAAVQRTLMALGSLAVTKNDGHYRGDPNWFMKKAQEHKREFTESQLQEGKHVIGLQMGSNRGASQAGMTGYGRPRQIIS from the exons ATGGCCAACAAGGGTCCCTCCTACGGCATGAGCCGTGAAGTGCAATCCAAAATCGAGAAGAAGTACGACGAGGAGATAGAGGAGCGGCTGGTGGAGTGGATCATAGCGCAGTGCGGCCCCGACGTGGGGCGCCCAGACCGTGGGCGTGTGGGCTTCCAGGTCTGGCTGAAGAATGGCGTG ATTCTGAGCAAGCTGGTCAACAGCCTGTATCCGGATGGCTCCAAGCCGGTGAAGGTGCCTGAGAACCCGCCATCCATGGTCTTCAAGCAGATGGAGCAGGTGGCTCAGTTCCTGAAGGCAGCTGAGGACTATGGTGTCACCAAGACTGACATGTTCCAGACTGTTGACCTCTTTGAAG GCAAAGACCTGGCAGCGGTGCAGAGGACCCTGATGGCCCTGGGCAGCTTGGCAGTGACCAAGAACGATGGACACTACCGTGGAGATCCCAACTGGTTTATGAA GAAAGCCCAGGAGCATAAGAGGGAATTCACAGAGAGCCAACTGCAGGAGGGAAAGCATGTCATCGGCCTACAGATGGGCAGCAACAGAGGGGCCTCCCAGGCTGGCATGACAGGCTACGGCCGACCTCGGCAGATCATCAGTTAG
- the PCSK7 gene encoding proprotein convertase subtilisin/kexin type 7, which produces MPKGRQKVPHSDAPLGPRPICLCLELAGLFLLLPWVMGLVGAGGPGARGPEGLSWAVRVDSPEGEREEQSLEQRADALAQAAGLVNAGRIGELQGHYLLVQPAGHQQAPQVEAVRQQVEAVLARHEAVRWHSEQRLLKRTKRSVHFNDPKYPQQWHLNNRRSPGRDINVTGVWERNVTGQGVTVVVVDDGVEHTIQDIAPNYSPEGSYDLNSNDPDPMPHPDVENGNHHGTRCAGEIAAVPNNSFCAVGVAYGSRIAGIRVLDGPLTDSMEAVAFNKHYQINDIYSCSWGPDDDGKTVDGPHQLGKAALQHGVIAGRQGFGSIFVVASGNGGQHNDNCNYDGYANSIYTVTIGAVDEEGRMPFYAEECASTLAVTFSGGDKMLRSIVTTDWDLQKGTGCTEGHTGTSAAAPLAAGMIALMLQVRPCLTWRDVQHIIVFTATQYEDRRADWVTNEAGFSHSHQHGFGLLNAWRLVNAAKIWTSVPYLASYVSPVLKENKAIPLSARPLEVLWNVSRMDLEMSGLKTLEHVAVTVSITHPRRGSLELKLFCPSGMMSLIGTPRSLDSDPNGFNDWTFSTVRCWGERAKGTYRLVVRDVGDETSQAGILRQWQLTLYGSVWSPVDIRDRQRLLESAMSGKYLHDGFTLPCPPGLKIPEEDGYTITPNTLKTLVLIGCFAVFWTIYYMLEVYLSQRNVASHPVCRSGLRHRPQRSRTAKEEGTELESVPLCSSQDPGGVGMESEGPPATSGLHAPDLLDQGDWSLSQSRSALDCPQHLPPDLLQAKEAQIC; this is translated from the exons ATGCCCAAGGGGAGGCAGAAAGTGCCACACTCAGATGCCCCCCTGGGCCCCAGGCCCATTTGCCTCTGCCTGGAGCTAGCCGGGCTCTTCCTACTGCTTCCCTGGGTGATGGGCCTGGTGGGGGCAGGTGGGCCTGGGGCCCGGGGTCCGGAGGGGCTGAGCTGGGCGGTGCGTGTGGACAGCCCAGAAGGCGAAAGGGAAGAACAGTCGCTGGAGCAGCGGGCAGATGCCCTGGCCCAGGCGGCAGGGCTGGTGAATGCAGGACGCATCGGGGAGCTCCAGGGGCACTACCTCTTGGTCCAGCCAGCAGGGCACCAGCAGGCCCCGCAGGTGGAGGCCGTCCGGCAGCAGGTGGAGGCCGTGTTGGCCAGGCACGAAGCCGTGCGCTGGCACTCAGAGCAGAGGCTGCTCAAGCGGACCAAGCGCAGCGTCCACTTCAATGACCCCAAATACCCGCAGCAGTGGCACCTG AATAACCGGCGGAGCCCCGGCAGGGACATCAACGTGACGGGTGTATGGGAGCGCAATGTAACCGGGCAAGGGGTGACCGTGGTGGTCGTGGACGACGGTGTGGAGCACACCATCCAGGACATCGCACCCAACTAT AGCCCCGAGGGCAGCTATGACCTCAACTCTAACGACCCTGACCCCATGCCCCACCCGGATGTGGAGAATGGCAACCACCACGGCACGAGGTGTGCAGGAGAGATCGCTGCCGTGCCCAACAACAGCTTCTGTGCCGTGGGAGTGGCGTATGGGAGCCGCATAGCAG GTATCCGGGTACTGGATGGACCCCTGACAGACAGCATGGAGGCTGTGGCGTTCAACAAGCACTATCAGATCAATGACATCTACAGTTGCAG CTGGGGACCAGATGACGATGGAAAGACAGTGGACGGTCCCCATCAGCTTGGGAAG GCTGCCCTGCAACACGGGGTGATCGCTGGCCGCCAGGGCTTTGGGAGCATCTTCGTGGTAGCCAGTGGCAATGGGGGCCAGCACAACGACAACTGCAACTACGATGGCTACGCCAACTCCATCTATACAGTCACCATAG GTGCTGTGGACGAGGAGGGACGGATGCCTTTCTACGCAGAGGAGTGTGCCTCCACGCTGGCGGTCACCTTCAGCGGTGGGGACAAGATGCTCCGGAGCATC GTGACCACAGACTGGGACCTTCAGAAGGGCACAGGCTGCACCGAGGGCCACACGGGGACCTCAGCCGCGGCCCCTCTGGCAGCCGGCATGATAGCCCTGATGCTGCAGGTGCGGCCCTGCCTCACGTGGCGTGACGTCCAGCACATCATCGTCTTCACAGCCACCCAG TATGAGGATCGCCGCGCGGACTGGGTCACCAACGAGGCTGGCTTTAGCCACAGCCACCAGCACGGGTTCGGCCTGCTCAATGCTTGGAGGCTCGTGAACGCGGCCAAG ATCTGGACGTCTGTCCCTTACTTAGCTTCCTACGTCAGCCCCGTGTTGAAAGAGAACAAGGCTATCCCACTGTCCGCCCGCCCCCTGGAGGTCCTGTGGAATG TCAGCAGGATGGACCTGGAAATGTCGGGGCTGAAGACCCTGGAGCACGTGGCCGTGACAGTCTCCATCACTCATCCACGACGTGGCAGCTTGGAACTGAAGCTGTTTTGCCCCAGTGGCATGATGTCCCTTATTGGCACCCCCCGCAGCTTGGACTC GGACCCCAATGGCTTCAATGATTGGACCTTCTCCACTGTGCGGTGCTGGGGGGAAAGAGCGAAAGGGACCTACAGACTCGTCGTCAGGGATGTAG GAGATGAGACGTCCCAGGCTGGCATCCTCCGGCAATGGCAGCTGACCCTATATGGCTCTGTGTGGAGTCCAGTAGACATCAGGGACAGACAAAG GTTACTAGAAAGTGCCATGAGTGGGAAATACCTGCACGATGGCTTCACGCTGCCCTGCCCTCCCGGGCTGAAAATCCCAGAGGAAGATGGTTATACCATCACCCCGAACACCCTCAAG ACCCTGGTGCTGATAGGCTGTTTCGCCGTCTTCTGGACCATTTACTACATGCTGGAAGTGTACTTGAGCCAGAGGAATGTGGCCTCTCACCCAGTCTGTAGGAGTGGACTCCGCCACCGGCCCCAGCGCAGCCGAACAGCCAAGGAGGAGGGGACAGAACTGGAATCAGTGCCCCTTTGCAGCAGCCAGGATCCAGGTGGAGTGGGGATGGAGAGCGAGGGCCCTCCCGCCACCTCTGGGCTCCACGCCCCAGACCTGCTGGATCAAGGGGACTGGAGCCTGTCCCAGAGCAGGAGTGCCCTGGACTGCCCTCAGCACCTGCCCCCAGACCTGCTGCAGGCGAAGGAGGCGCAGATTTGCTGA